CTACCTTCATCCCAATATATAAGAGTATAAGACCTTTTGcgaaattttgttgtttcatTTTATAAGACCTTTTTTAAAGTTCAAGAGTcattaaattttcacaaaaatacCCCTAGTTAAATgaagagaaataaaatattaatgtttttCTCTCTTAATAAGTGAagagtaattttaaaaaaatggtgtACACATTGACAAATTTAATGCAAAAAGTACTTTTATTAActcatatatttttgtcaaaaagtcTTATATATTGAGACAACTAACCAAAAGAAATTACAACAAGGTTAAAAATCCCACCAAATACACAAACATGGCATATCTACATTATTAATCAATCATGCTCCAATCATATATATACcatcaacataaattttattaaattcacaatgttataaaaaataatgacaatCCAATTAAAAGGATTGTCACCATACGCATTGATGTTACTATAACTCCGCTGCTCTCAATTTCTATAGGGAATAAGCATGTTCCCTTTGATGGATCCTCTGTTACAATACTACCCATTCCATTAAAATCACATGCCTCAACAGTTTGATCTCTTGCTtgaaaaaattggttaaaagCATAAGATGCATTACCAGCTAATCCCAAATTATCACAAGTACAACCATATCCTAAACTTGTACAGTCAGCACCAGCACAAGCATAGTCTAATGCCCCTGGCACCAAAGAATAATTCTTAACATCTGCGCTTAGGACACACCATTTATGTTCTTGGTACTTAACACCTTTTGCTTCTTGTGGCCATTTTTCTTCTCCGTTACCAGAAAAATCTATAGGAAACTTCGCCTTTCCATCGTAGCGAAAAATTCCCCAATGACGTTCGAAAAAACCAGGTGCAATACTCTTTAAATCCTCGTCAAAAAGAGAAAATAGATAAGCATCCATTGGTCCGGGGAGCATCGAAGTTCCTTTTTTGCTAGCCATGTTTTTAAGAAATCCTTGGTAAAATCTTTTTGCATTGTTAGCATTAGCATGTTTGTTACCATCAGTTGGCCAACCAATTTCACCAACAACAATTTTAAGGTCTCCATAACCGGCCTTTTTTAATGCCCAAACAAGAGTATCTAAATTTGCATCAAACACATTGCTATATTGTGTATTATTGTCACTAATTGTCATGCTTTGGTTATCAAAGAATGCAAAATCTTCAGGAAAACCTTCACTTTGATATAGACTTAGGAAAGGGTATATGTTGACGAGAAATGGCGAATTCCTTTCGTGTAGAAATTCAAGTATTTGTTTAATAACATCACGAATGTCATCTCGAAAATCTCCATCTGATGGTTTGTTTGAATTAGACGCATAAACATCTGCATTCAAAGCTGTAGTCACCTTTACTATGTCTCCATGCCCAGCCTTATCAAGAGCTTTTTGAATATTTTGCATAGCCGGGAATGTTGTCTGCACATATGCAGAACCATAACTTTTCAAGAATGGTTCATTTCCAACTGATACGTATCTGCAATAACACAAGAAACAaaactcaaatattttttcaaacaaaataaatattattattattattaatttttttttcttctctaatttttctataaataaaataaataaatttattatattgttATGATGTCATCAATGCAAAAATATATAACTGTGGTGTCTATTGTATAGGAAAATAACGTTATACATGCATGCGCACGAGCACACACACACCTGATATTCACACCCCCATTATGAAGATGTTtggtgacatttttttttacccaaTCTTCTGCATCCGAACTACTGCTAGCAAATTTACTCAGTTGATCATTAGGAATTCCGACCATGACTTCGATGTCCATACCAGAAAAAGCCTTAACAATCCAAGAATCTGCATCAAAAAGTTTTACCTTCTTAATTCCATTGTCTCTCAACATATTTGCAACAATGCTAGGACTCATAGGGTGTGATGCAAGAGCACCCCAATTGATACCAAGACCTGGTATAGATTCTGCTCCTTGGACACATTTTAGGGTGCCATAAGCTAGGACAAGTATGAAACAAATTGCTCCCATGGAGAATTGAACTCGAGCCATTGGTGTTGAGTTTCAAGCCAAATTGTAGAAGTGGTAATTTATTGATTGTAACAATTGAATTCATGAggtttatatattaataaaatgttaAGTATATAACgaaaataatttattacaaCTAGAATTACAACATTTTAAGCCAATATGGTTTATGCTTAGATGTATCATTAGTTACAATGTCTAAGTTTAGTGTACTATTCTAAAAGTTGGATAGTCGTTTAACTCGTTGTTTATTTTCTAATTGTAGTTTTCATTCATTATAATATACAGGAAATGAACGGTTAaattaacaagaaaaaaaaaaaaactaaattatattaCTTTTAGGCATATATATCCTTTGGTTACTTTTTTCCCCggttttgataaataaattaatgtataGTTTAGACTTTTCTTTTGGGCCAAATGTATAGTATATAAATAgacttatatttaattatgcattattaaaaattatgaaaaattgatattctaaaaatattaatcgagACAAATTTAAcaaatcttatatgataatatttatctttatatattaataaaaaaatatgatcaaagtaacttatataaataatacatacAGCCAAAATGTAACACTTATTTTAGAACGAAGGAGTATAaactaaatatttattttgtttttcttgtcaTAACTCATAGTTAACACTATAGTGCATATAATTAAGTGGACCCAAGTGACATTGTATATAATGGTTATAATATGCAATTAGGTTAACCTTAATTTGCATATGCAGTTTTGGAGGGAACTTTTTCACtatctaatttataaaaataataaaagaaatgtGTTGT
This portion of the Trifolium pratense cultivar HEN17-A07 linkage group LG3, ARS_RC_1.1, whole genome shotgun sequence genome encodes:
- the LOC123917351 gene encoding glucan endo-1,3-beta-glucosidase 5-like, with protein sequence MARVQFSMGAICFILVLAYGTLKCVQGAESIPGLGINWGALASHPMSPSIVANMLRDNGIKKVKLFDADSWIVKAFSGMDIEVMVGIPNDQLSKFASSSSDAEDWVKKNVTKHLHNGGVNIRYVSVGNEPFLKSYGSAYVQTTFPAMQNIQKALDKAGHGDIVKVTTALNADVYASNSNKPSDGDFRDDIRDVIKQILEFLHERNSPFLVNIYPFLSLYQSEGFPEDFAFFDNQSMTISDNNTQYSNVFDANLDTLVWALKKAGYGDLKIVVGEIGWPTDGNKHANANNAKRFYQGFLKNMASKKGTSMLPGPMDAYLFSLFDEDLKSIAPGFFERHWGIFRYDGKAKFPIDFSGNGEEKWPQEAKGVKYQEHKWCVLSADVKNYSLVPGALDYACAGADCTSLGYGCTCDNLGLAGNASYAFNQFFQARDQTVEACDFNGMGSIVTEDPSKGTCLFPIEIESSGVIVTSMRMVTILLIGLSLFFITL